One genomic window of Kosmotoga olearia TBF 19.5.1 includes the following:
- a CDS encoding RNA polymerase subunit sigma-54, which yields MKLEHKLSQKLEQKLHLSLKVQHVLKLLQLNSLELMTELREIVDGNPLLELEGEDYKLIDENDIETPEEENYESKSDSPYFPKHYNPDFDGWDFERLEGPQPSFEEMLRNFAFYILEDDEFKIFEILMDNMNEFGLLKRSIEEISREVAVNERDIRKVIKKLRDSGFDGLFAEKLEELKELGEGIVLPSSGYNDGNPIMYIEPELYIDFVDNRFIVTAKDYGLAIRVDEVYRELLKNEKDEAGKFLKEKFQEAEFYVNALEKRRSTLITIGEELVRTNPDFLLGYCKTLRPLKMTDIAEKLDVVVSTISRAVKGKFVQTPIGTFPLRYFFGSEQTREQAMEIIAKLLKENPKLSDSAIAKKLNEIGIKIARRTVNKYRNVLLKKGEL from the coding sequence ATGAAACTTGAACACAAACTTTCGCAAAAGCTCGAACAAAAGTTGCACCTATCTTTGAAAGTGCAGCACGTGTTGAAACTATTACAACTAAATTCACTAGAGCTCATGACAGAGCTCAGAGAAATTGTTGATGGCAACCCCCTACTTGAACTGGAGGGAGAGGATTACAAATTAATCGACGAAAACGATATTGAAACACCCGAAGAAGAAAATTACGAGTCCAAAAGTGATTCCCCTTACTTTCCGAAGCACTACAACCCCGATTTCGACGGTTGGGACTTTGAACGTCTTGAAGGGCCGCAGCCTTCTTTTGAAGAAATGCTTCGCAATTTCGCTTTTTACATTTTAGAGGACGATGAATTCAAAATATTCGAAATTCTTATGGACAACATGAACGAGTTTGGTCTGTTAAAAAGGTCAATCGAAGAGATTTCAAGAGAAGTTGCGGTGAATGAACGCGACATAAGAAAAGTTATAAAAAAGCTCAGAGATTCCGGATTTGACGGTCTGTTCGCCGAAAAGCTCGAAGAATTGAAGGAACTCGGTGAAGGAATCGTACTTCCCTCATCCGGTTACAACGATGGAAATCCTATCATGTACATAGAGCCTGAACTTTACATTGATTTCGTGGATAATAGATTCATTGTTACTGCAAAGGATTACGGATTGGCCATACGGGTGGACGAAGTATATCGGGAACTTCTAAAAAACGAAAAGGATGAAGCAGGGAAATTCCTTAAGGAAAAATTCCAGGAGGCGGAGTTTTACGTAAATGCCCTTGAAAAAAGACGCAGTACATTGATCACAATAGGTGAAGAACTGGTTAGAACTAATCCTGATTTTCTACTCGGTTACTGCAAAACCCTCAGACCTTTAAAAATGACAGACATTGCTGAAAAGCTCGATGTTGTTGTTTCAACCATTAGCAGGGCGGTGAAAGGAAAATTCGTACAGACTCCCATAGGGACCTTCCCGCTCAGATACTTTTTTGGTAGCGAACAAACACGCGAACAGGCCATGGAAATCATAGCCAAGCTTTTGAAAGAGAATCCAAAGTTGAGCGATTCAGCGATAGCAAAAAAACTAAATGAAATAGGTATAAAAATAGCCCGAAGAACGGTTAATAAATACCGTAACGTTCTTCTCAAAAAAGGTGAACTATGA
- the yfcE gene encoding phosphodiesterase, which translates to MVEARRLLVISDTHGSLTAVQKVLDRVKDFDVLLHAGDYLYHGPRNRIPKGYDPIGLSELFQSLGTKLVGVRGNCDADVDLMVMKIDDLPQSKIFSLRGMETFLYHGHRDLKIPDSSRIIISGHTHISQLKMIGDTIYLNPGSVALPKDSTDGTYALIEIFDIIRLNLFDIHGNLLKELELIQ; encoded by the coding sequence ATGGTTGAAGCGAGAAGATTGTTAGTTATATCAGATACCCACGGTTCATTGACAGCCGTTCAGAAAGTTTTGGATAGAGTCAAAGATTTTGATGTTCTTCTCCATGCTGGAGATTACCTTTACCATGGACCCAGAAATAGAATTCCCAAGGGTTATGATCCCATTGGACTATCTGAACTTTTCCAGAGTCTGGGAACAAAACTCGTAGGAGTTCGCGGGAATTGCGATGCCGACGTAGACCTTATGGTTATGAAAATCGATGATTTACCGCAAAGCAAGATCTTCTCATTAAGAGGGATGGAAACTTTTCTTTACCACGGCCATCGGGATCTAAAGATTCCTGATTCATCGAGGATCATTATCTCGGGTCACACCCATATCTCGCAACTAAAAATGATCGGAGATACTATCTATTTGAATCCGGGAAGTGTAGCTCTTCCTAAAGATTCTACAGATGGCACTTACGCCTTAATTGAAATCTTTGATATTATAAGGCTCAATTTGTTTGACATTCACGGCAACCTGTTAAAAGAATTGGAACTAATCCAATGA
- a CDS encoding thiamine diphosphokinase, translated as MNLAAVFLGGNDGHSDKFYREKANSADLIVAVDSGAEVLRRLNIVPHLLIGDMDSISPETLSWCSSMGTEIKKFLSEKDETDTELAIDELVKRGIKDALLLTATGERPDHFYAILMLLYAFSKKLELKILTEELEIGVVHNEEKSFVVSTKEVWSIFPIGSQIPVVTLKGFKYSITEKEMPFDKPYGVSNISISSSVSIKTSRGAVIYYRWLKREDC; from the coding sequence ATGAATTTAGCGGCAGTTTTTCTTGGCGGGAATGATGGACATTCCGACAAATTTTATAGAGAAAAAGCAAATTCAGCAGATTTGATCGTCGCTGTCGATTCCGGAGCTGAGGTCCTTAGACGACTGAACATCGTACCGCATCTCCTTATTGGTGATATGGACTCCATTTCTCCAGAAACCCTTTCCTGGTGTTCCAGTATGGGTACTGAGATAAAGAAATTCCTTTCTGAAAAGGATGAAACCGACACAGAGCTTGCCATTGATGAATTGGTCAAGCGCGGGATTAAAGACGCTCTTCTTTTAACGGCTACTGGTGAGCGCCCTGATCATTTTTACGCTATACTCATGCTTCTTTATGCCTTTTCAAAAAAACTAGAGCTGAAAATCTTAACTGAAGAATTGGAAATCGGTGTAGTTCATAATGAAGAAAAATCCTTCGTGGTTTCAACAAAAGAGGTCTGGTCTATATTTCCTATTGGCAGTCAAATACCCGTGGTAACATTGAAAGGATTCAAATACTCCATTACTGAAAAGGAAATGCCATTTGATAAACCCTATGGTGTTTCCAACATTTCCATCTCGTCTTCAGTATCTATAAAAACCAGCAGAGGGGCGGTGATTTATTACAGATGGTTGAAGCGAGAAGATTGTTAG